In Frondihabitans sp. PAMC 28766, a genomic segment contains:
- a CDS encoding LamG domain-containing protein: MRLGLRRPMLRPRTIAVAAAALAAAALCLAAALTPGSFSAYVASVKNSTDTAATAPFFTCAAALANDRSSALFTLPLNEASGSTTAIDTDTGTMPGTYRGTMTTSTTAHLACSRDTGGAYVLNGTTSYVSTSALQSSPATFSEEVWFKTTVASGRLIGYGNAVTGASSTYDRQVYLNTSGQLVFGTYNGGFQTIASSAAYDDGAWHDVVATFSATTGMTLYVDGAKVAGNTAYTTAQTNNGYWRVGYDNLSGWPGTGTNYFFTGSMRFASVYSTVLTTAQITTHYAAGR; this comes from the coding sequence GTGAGGCTGGGTCTCCGCCGCCCGATGCTGCGGCCCCGCACGATCGCAGTCGCCGCCGCAGCTCTCGCCGCCGCGGCGCTCTGCCTCGCTGCCGCGCTCACCCCGGGCTCGTTCTCGGCCTACGTCGCGTCGGTCAAGAACTCGACCGACACCGCCGCCACCGCTCCGTTCTTCACCTGCGCCGCCGCGCTCGCGAACGACAGGTCGTCGGCTCTCTTCACCCTCCCCCTCAACGAGGCCTCCGGGTCGACGACGGCGATCGACACCGACACCGGCACCATGCCCGGCACCTACCGCGGCACCATGACCACGTCGACGACGGCTCACCTCGCCTGCTCGCGTGACACCGGCGGCGCCTACGTGCTGAACGGCACGACGAGCTACGTCTCGACGTCAGCCCTGCAGTCGTCGCCGGCGACGTTCAGCGAAGAGGTGTGGTTCAAGACGACGGTCGCCTCGGGGCGCCTCATCGGCTACGGCAACGCGGTCACGGGCGCGTCCAGCACCTACGACCGCCAGGTCTACCTGAACACCTCGGGGCAGCTCGTCTTCGGCACCTACAACGGCGGGTTCCAGACCATCGCCAGCTCGGCCGCCTACGACGACGGCGCCTGGCACGACGTCGTCGCGACCTTCTCGGCGACGACCGGAATGACGCTCTACGTCGACGGCGCGAAGGTGGCCGGCAACACGGCCTATACGACGGCGCAGACCAACAACGGCTACTGGCGTGTCGGCTACGACAACCTGAGCGGCTGGCCGGGCACCGGCACGAACTACTTCTTCACCGGCAGCATGCGCTTCGCCTCGGTCTACTCGACCGTGCTCACCACGGCGCAGATCACGACCCACTACGCCGCCGGCCGCTGA
- a CDS encoding MarR family winged helix-turn-helix transcriptional regulator, whose amino-acid sequence MTSPASGVVADDASTPSHLTRDTPVVREIASAMADADAAHRRLRSVFAASVGLSPLEFNALMHIGEVTDLTPKALAAHLDITTGAVTAMTDRLVGAGLVGREPNPADRRSLLLALTTTGQRARSSMYGQYYDAIARALEAGFDVAAGDLTAVLENTARALIETSDAIEGTPTIRSRH is encoded by the coding sequence GTGACCTCCCCTGCATCAGGCGTCGTCGCCGACGACGCCTCCACGCCTTCCCACCTCACCCGCGACACCCCCGTCGTGCGTGAGATCGCCTCGGCGATGGCCGACGCCGACGCCGCCCACCGACGCCTCCGCTCGGTCTTCGCGGCCTCCGTCGGCCTCAGCCCGCTCGAGTTCAACGCCCTCATGCACATCGGCGAGGTCACCGACCTCACCCCCAAGGCGCTCGCGGCCCACCTCGACATCACGACGGGCGCCGTCACGGCCATGACCGACCGCCTCGTCGGCGCCGGCCTCGTCGGGCGCGAGCCGAACCCCGCCGACCGCCGCAGCCTGCTGCTCGCGCTCACCACCACGGGGCAGCGCGCGCGCAGCTCGATGTACGGCCAGTACTACGACGCCATCGCCCGGGCCCTCGAGGCAGGATTCGACGTGGCGGCCGGAGACCTCACCGCCGTGCTCGAGAACACGGCGCGCGCCCTCATCGAGACGTCCGACGCGATCGAGGGCACCCCGACCATTCGCTCGCGGCACTAG
- a CDS encoding DUF1565 domain-containing protein, with the protein MAPSHALRKRRAFPVVPILGLVVGIVVAGVTSTQVAQAAPSLTASDAFSRTVSNGWGSATKGGAYTVVADKATKLSVSSGRGHIRDLARGRAVTSTLKSVSAGDVEMQGTMVMPGKAPIVYHAYQLRTQTNGSLYRGRLDVLAGGDVDLTVSRLDPGNKEVTLSRKLLSIRAGTNTAITSDFQITGTSPVTIKARAWLAGAAQPSWQLTTTDSSAQRIRAAGHVGLWEYSSGSNRAAIGTDEDAIVVTSNPTTAVVPPTPPVTPPPVTTPPVTVPPVSPPASPPTSSDRGSLPVGSSDYPVPAGAVFVSPTGSDAAAGSETSPLKTLGAAIAKATPGSTIVLRAGVYNESVVIPESKPYLTVEAYPHEAVWLDGSVPVTNWTKTGSTWTSSGWTTSSPTPSTASPTTRTSSTPRTTRSPPRPTWSSPTAPS; encoded by the coding sequence TTGGCGCCCTCCCATGCACTGCGCAAACGACGCGCCTTCCCGGTCGTTCCGATCCTTGGGCTGGTCGTAGGCATCGTCGTCGCCGGAGTGACTTCGACCCAGGTCGCCCAGGCCGCGCCGTCGCTGACCGCCAGCGACGCGTTCTCGCGCACAGTCTCGAACGGCTGGGGCTCGGCGACGAAGGGCGGCGCGTACACCGTCGTGGCTGACAAGGCCACGAAGCTGTCGGTCTCCTCCGGGCGCGGCCACATCCGGGATCTCGCACGGGGCCGGGCGGTGACGAGCACGCTCAAGTCGGTCTCGGCCGGCGACGTCGAGATGCAGGGCACGATGGTGATGCCGGGCAAGGCCCCCATCGTCTACCACGCCTACCAGCTGCGCACCCAGACCAACGGCTCGCTCTATCGGGGGCGCCTCGACGTGCTCGCCGGAGGAGACGTCGACCTGACGGTGTCGCGCCTCGACCCGGGCAACAAAGAGGTCACGCTGTCTCGCAAGCTGCTGTCGATCCGGGCCGGAACGAACACCGCCATCACCTCCGACTTCCAGATCACCGGCACCTCCCCGGTGACGATCAAAGCCCGTGCGTGGCTCGCGGGCGCGGCGCAGCCCTCCTGGCAGCTGACGACCACCGACTCGTCGGCGCAGCGCATCCGCGCGGCCGGCCACGTCGGGCTGTGGGAGTACTCGAGCGGCTCGAACAGGGCCGCGATCGGCACCGACGAGGATGCCATCGTGGTCACGAGCAACCCGACGACCGCCGTCGTGCCGCCGACGCCCCCGGTCACGCCTCCCCCGGTCACGACCCCTCCGGTCACCGTGCCTCCGGTGTCGCCTCCGGCCTCCCCGCCGACGTCCAGCGACCGCGGCTCGCTGCCCGTCGGCTCCAGCGACTACCCCGTCCCCGCAGGCGCCGTCTTCGTCTCGCCGACCGGCAGCGACGCGGCGGCAGGATCGGAGACGTCTCCGCTCAAGACCCTCGGCGCCGCGATCGCGAAGGCGACGCCCGGCTCGACGATCGTGCTGCGGGCCGGCGTCTACAACGAGTCCGTGGTCATCCCCGAGTCGAAGCCCTACCTGACGGTCGAGGCCTACCCGCACGAGGCCGTCTGGCTCGACGGATCCGTGCCGGTCACGAACTGGACGAAGACGGGCTCGACGTGGACGTCGAGCGGCTGGACCACTTCTTCGCCGACACCCTCGACGGCATCGCCAACAACCCGTACTTCGTCGACACCGCGCACTACCCGCTCGCCGCCCAGGCCGACATGGTCTTCTCCGACGGCACCCAGCTGA
- a CDS encoding PKD domain-containing protein, protein MGKFAPSRLSTVITASLAAVAIALGGIAAASPALADSAPVDPTSPSTPTTVTADALPTPQIDGVVWSQKVVGNVVYAGGNWSTIRPYGSAKGVNQISQPDLLAYNLTTGALITTFNPQLNGQVKAVAMSPDNSVLYVAGQFTTVNGATATRIAALNPATGALIKTFSAAPNATVNALATYGSTVYLGGNFSGVGNSTRSYAAAVNASTGALLPWAPNIAGGGVAAVAVDPDGSKVVVGGQFTSVAGSTNPGYGLAAVDPTSAALLPWNADNVVQDGGVNAGITSLTADSTGLYGSGFVFGAGGNVEGSFRADWAQGNLTWLESCHGDTYSTAVTNDAEYVAGHPHYCGDIGGFQQAANSANWVFHRGLAFSLAATQKTTADPYTPAYADFTGTPAPSILTWFPDFNTGTFTGQSQGPWSVAASSDSKYVVYGGEFTTVNGVAQQGLTRFAVSSLSTNKQGPMVTGANFVPSVVSLSSGTARVSFQSNWDRDNSNLTYNVYRNGGATPVYTTTAQSTFWQLPTLGFVDKGLTPGVQYSYRVSATDSFGNTVKGDSAYVTITSASPSNYVDTVSSQGASSLWRLNEASGTAVYDNVGYNDMTTTGTVTRGASGSASDGSKATTFDGSTGYAATKTAVAGPQTFSVEAWINTTSTAGGVIAGFGDQNTTTSSNYDRHLYMDTNGDVNFGVYDGNTEILTSPKPLNDGKWHQVIGTLSPAGETFYVDGKLVGTNANITSAQVYNGYWRIGGDSTWSGAQFFSGNIDDVSVYPTALSRSQVDAQWVAAGNTSTIPAAPKDAYGSQVFTDSPSLYYRLDDAAGSTTAHDSSPSAIDGVYSGGVTQGAAGALSGTSDTAATFDGSSGQVASSQSFNDPETYTEEAWFKTTTTTGGKIIGFGSSQTGLSSSYDRHIYMQDNGQLVFGTYTGQENTITTPGSYNDGAWHYVTASQSSAGLALYVDGQLIGTNPTTQAQAYTGYWKIGGDQTWGSSSPYFAGTIDEAAVYPQALSASTIAQHYALGTGTTATVTPTSSFTATPTFLKVAFDGTGSSEKGGSIASYAWDFGDGATSTSSIPSHTYASAGTYTVKLTVTDANGVTGTSSQQVVVTAPTPPTASFTSTPTNLSAAFDASGSSDTSGTITSYAWDYGDGTTGTGVTSTHAYTAAGTYTVKLTLTDSNGSTASSSAQVSVTKALVPPTASFTATQTNLAAAFDATGSSDTNGTITGYAWDFGDGTTGTGATPGHTYVAAGTYTVKLTVTDSNKLTGTASQSVTVAAASVPPTAAFTSTSSGLTLTADGTSSTAGSAAITGYAWTFGDGGTSTSSKPSHTYASAATYTVTLTVTDANGKTGTSSQSVTVSKANVPPTASFTETTTGLTLAFDATGSSDPDGTVASYAWTFGDGTTATGATPSHTFASAGTYAVKLTVTDNQGATGSSTQSLTVAAPTPPTSSFTTSTSGLTVSTDASGSAATGGTISSYAWTFGDGGTATGKTASHAYTAAGTYTVTLKVTDSNALTNTSTQSVTVSQPVIQPFALDTFNRSVTGGWGSANTGGAWTKAGSASNLTVSNNAGNLLLPTTGTQIAAYLYGPSQTSSNLLYSFTLAKAPTGGGTYVSAIPRGISTNNEYRAQVRLLPTGVVGLSLLAYNGSSTATTLVSEKTISGLTAAAGTNYSVRVEAVGTSPTTIRARVWVTGTTEPTTWQVTTTDSTPALQAAGGVGVLGYLSGSATNAPQTVSISQLSATTTP, encoded by the coding sequence ATGGGGAAATTCGCGCCGTCGCGTCTGAGCACTGTCATCACAGCTTCCCTTGCTGCAGTAGCGATAGCGCTGGGCGGCATCGCGGCCGCCTCGCCCGCTCTCGCCGACTCGGCGCCCGTGGACCCGACATCGCCGTCGACTCCCACGACCGTCACGGCCGACGCCCTGCCCACTCCGCAGATCGACGGCGTCGTCTGGTCGCAGAAGGTCGTGGGCAACGTCGTCTACGCGGGAGGCAACTGGTCGACGATCCGCCCCTACGGCTCCGCCAAGGGCGTCAATCAGATCTCGCAGCCGGACCTGCTGGCGTACAACCTGACGACCGGCGCCCTCATCACCACGTTCAACCCCCAGCTCAACGGCCAGGTCAAAGCCGTCGCCATGTCGCCTGACAACTCGGTGCTCTACGTGGCCGGGCAGTTCACCACGGTCAACGGGGCGACGGCGACCCGCATCGCGGCTCTCAACCCCGCCACCGGTGCGCTCATCAAGACCTTCTCGGCGGCGCCGAACGCGACCGTCAACGCCCTGGCCACCTACGGCTCGACCGTCTACCTCGGTGGCAACTTCTCGGGCGTCGGCAACTCGACGCGTAGCTACGCCGCCGCCGTCAACGCCTCGACCGGAGCACTCCTCCCGTGGGCGCCGAACATCGCGGGCGGTGGAGTCGCAGCCGTCGCGGTCGACCCCGACGGCTCGAAGGTCGTCGTCGGCGGCCAGTTCACAAGCGTCGCAGGATCCACGAACCCCGGCTACGGCCTCGCCGCCGTCGATCCGACGAGTGCAGCGCTTCTGCCCTGGAACGCCGACAACGTCGTCCAGGATGGGGGCGTCAACGCCGGCATCACGAGCCTCACCGCCGACTCGACGGGCCTCTACGGCTCCGGCTTCGTGTTCGGCGCCGGTGGCAACGTCGAAGGTTCGTTCCGTGCCGATTGGGCTCAGGGCAACCTGACCTGGCTCGAGAGCTGCCACGGAGACACCTACTCGACGGCCGTGACCAACGACGCGGAGTACGTCGCGGGCCACCCCCACTACTGCGGCGATATCGGCGGCTTCCAGCAGGCCGCGAACTCGGCGAACTGGGTCTTCCACCGCGGCCTGGCGTTCAGCCTGGCGGCGACGCAGAAGACGACGGCCGACCCTTACACGCCCGCGTACGCCGACTTCACCGGCACCCCGGCACCTTCGATCCTCACGTGGTTCCCCGACTTCAACACCGGCACGTTCACCGGGCAGTCGCAGGGCCCCTGGAGCGTCGCGGCGTCGTCCGACTCGAAGTACGTCGTCTACGGCGGTGAGTTCACGACTGTCAACGGAGTTGCTCAGCAGGGCCTCACGCGATTCGCCGTCTCGTCGCTCTCGACCAACAAGCAGGGCCCGATGGTGACCGGTGCGAACTTCGTGCCGAGCGTCGTCTCGCTCTCGTCGGGCACGGCCCGCGTCAGCTTCCAGTCCAACTGGGACCGGGACAACTCGAACCTCACCTACAACGTCTACCGCAACGGCGGTGCGACCCCCGTCTACACGACCACGGCGCAGTCGACCTTCTGGCAGCTGCCGACGCTGGGCTTCGTCGACAAGGGGCTGACGCCCGGCGTGCAGTACAGCTATCGGGTGAGCGCCACGGATTCGTTCGGCAACACGGTGAAGGGCGACAGCGCCTACGTCACGATCACCTCGGCGAGCCCCTCGAACTACGTCGACACGGTGTCGTCTCAGGGCGCGAGCTCCCTCTGGCGTCTCAATGAGGCCAGCGGCACAGCCGTGTACGACAACGTCGGCTACAACGACATGACGACCACCGGCACCGTCACCCGTGGAGCCAGCGGCTCGGCCTCCGACGGCAGCAAGGCGACCACCTTCGACGGCAGCACGGGCTACGCGGCGACCAAGACCGCCGTGGCAGGTCCCCAGACATTCAGCGTGGAAGCGTGGATCAACACCACCTCGACCGCGGGCGGCGTGATCGCCGGGTTCGGCGATCAGAACACGACGACGTCGTCCAACTACGACCGCCACCTGTACATGGACACCAACGGCGACGTGAACTTCGGCGTCTACGACGGCAACACCGAGATCCTCACCAGCCCGAAGCCGCTCAACGACGGCAAGTGGCACCAGGTGATCGGCACGCTGAGCCCGGCGGGCGAGACCTTCTACGTCGACGGCAAGCTGGTCGGCACGAATGCGAACATCACGTCGGCGCAGGTCTACAACGGCTACTGGCGCATCGGCGGCGACTCCACGTGGTCGGGTGCGCAGTTCTTCAGCGGCAACATCGACGACGTCTCCGTCTACCCGACCGCCCTCAGCCGCTCGCAGGTGGACGCGCAGTGGGTTGCGGCCGGCAACACATCGACGATCCCCGCCGCCCCGAAGGACGCCTACGGCAGCCAGGTCTTCACCGACAGCCCCTCCCTCTACTACCGCCTCGACGACGCAGCCGGCTCCACCACGGCACACGACTCGAGCCCCTCGGCCATCGACGGCGTCTACTCCGGCGGAGTGACGCAGGGTGCGGCCGGCGCGCTGTCGGGCACCTCCGACACGGCGGCGACCTTCGACGGGTCGTCCGGCCAGGTCGCCAGCTCGCAGAGCTTCAACGACCCGGAGACGTACACCGAGGAGGCCTGGTTCAAGACGACCACGACCACCGGTGGAAAGATCATCGGGTTCGGCAGCAGCCAGACGGGTCTCTCGTCCAGCTATGACCGCCACATCTACATGCAGGACAACGGCCAGCTCGTCTTCGGCACGTACACCGGCCAGGAGAACACGATCACGACGCCCGGCAGCTACAACGACGGAGCGTGGCACTACGTCACGGCGTCGCAGTCGTCGGCCGGCCTCGCGCTCTACGTCGACGGTCAGCTGATCGGCACCAACCCGACGACGCAGGCCCAGGCCTACACGGGCTACTGGAAGATCGGCGGCGACCAGACCTGGGGCTCCTCGAGCCCGTACTTCGCCGGCACCATCGACGAGGCGGCGGTGTACCCGCAGGCTCTGAGCGCCTCGACGATCGCGCAGCACTACGCGCTCGGAACCGGCACCACCGCGACCGTCACGCCGACGTCGTCGTTCACCGCGACGCCGACCTTCCTGAAGGTCGCGTTCGACGGCACCGGGTCGTCCGAGAAGGGCGGCTCGATCGCCTCCTACGCCTGGGACTTCGGCGACGGCGCGACGAGCACCTCCTCGATTCCGTCCCACACCTACGCGTCAGCCGGCACCTACACGGTCAAGCTGACCGTGACCGACGCGAACGGTGTCACCGGCACCTCGAGCCAGCAGGTCGTGGTGACCGCTCCCACGCCTCCCACGGCGTCGTTCACGAGCACGCCGACGAACCTCTCGGCGGCCTTCGACGCCTCCGGGTCGAGCGACACCAGCGGCACCATCACGTCGTACGCCTGGGACTACGGCGATGGCACCACGGGCACCGGTGTCACCTCGACGCACGCCTACACGGCCGCCGGCACCTACACGGTGAAGCTGACGCTGACCGACTCGAACGGCTCCACGGCCTCCTCGAGCGCCCAGGTCTCGGTCACGAAGGCCCTCGTGCCTCCGACCGCCTCGTTCACGGCGACTCAGACCAACCTGGCCGCTGCGTTCGACGCGACCGGCTCGAGCGACACCAACGGGACGATCACGGGCTACGCCTGGGACTTCGGCGACGGAACGACAGGTACCGGTGCGACGCCTGGCCACACCTACGTGGCGGCCGGTACCTACACGGTCAAGCTCACGGTGACCGACAGCAACAAGCTGACGGGCACGGCATCGCAGTCGGTCACGGTCGCCGCAGCGTCCGTCCCGCCGACCGCAGCCTTCACCTCGACATCGAGCGGCCTGACGCTCACGGCCGACGGCACCTCGTCGACCGCGGGCAGCGCGGCCATCACCGGCTACGCGTGGACTTTCGGCGACGGCGGCACGTCCACCTCCTCGAAGCCCAGCCACACCTACGCCTCGGCCGCCACCTACACGGTGACGCTCACGGTGACGGATGCGAACGGCAAGACGGGCACCTCGTCGCAGTCGGTCACGGTCTCGAAGGCGAACGTTCCTCCGACCGCCTCGTTCACCGAGACGACCACGGGCCTGACGCTGGCCTTCGACGCAACGGGCTCGTCGGATCCTGACGGCACCGTCGCCTCGTACGCCTGGACCTTCGGAGACGGCACGACCGCCACGGGAGCCACGCCCAGCCACACCTTCGCCTCGGCCGGCACGTACGCGGTCAAGCTGACGGTGACCGACAACCAGGGGGCCACAGGATCCTCGACGCAGTCGCTCACGGTCGCGGCGCCCACGCCCCCGACGTCATCGTTCACTACCAGCACCAGCGGACTGACGGTGTCGACCGACGCCTCCGGCTCGGCGGCCACGGGCGGCACGATCAGCTCGTACGCCTGGACGTTCGGAGACGGCGGCACGGCGACGGGCAAGACGGCGAGCCACGCGTACACGGCGGCGGGCACCTACACGGTGACGCTCAAGGTGACCGACAGCAACGCGCTCACGAACACGAGCACGCAGTCGGTGACGGTGAGCCAACCCGTGATCCAGCCCTTCGCCCTCGACACCTTCAACCGCAGCGTCACCGGCGGTTGGGGGTCGGCGAACACGGGCGGCGCCTGGACGAAGGCGGGCTCGGCGAGCAACCTGACGGTCTCGAACAACGCCGGCAACCTCCTGCTGCCGACCACGGGTACCCAGATCGCCGCCTACCTCTACGGCCCGTCGCAGACGTCGTCGAACCTGCTCTATTCGTTCACCCTCGCGAAGGCTCCGACCGGAGGCGGCACCTACGTGTCGGCCATCCCGCGTGGCATCTCGACGAACAACGAGTACCGCGCCCAGGTCCGCCTCCTGCCGACAGGAGTCGTGGGGCTGTCGCTCCTCGCCTACAACGGCTCGTCGACGGCCACGACACTGGTCTCTGAGAAGACGATCAGCGGCCTGACTGCCGCAGCGGGCACGAACTACAGCGTGCGGGTCGAAGCGGTCGGCACCTCGCCGACGACGATCCGGGCCCGGGTCTGGGTCACCGGAACGACGGAGCCCACGACCTGGCAGGTCACGACCACGGATTCGACGCCCGCTCTCCAGGCTGCCGGCGGGGTCGGGGTGCTCGGCTACCTGTCGGGCAGCGCGACGAACGCCCCGCAGACGGTGAGCATCAGCCAGCTGAGCGCCACGACGACCCCGTGA
- a CDS encoding signal peptidase I — protein MKPHPAEAPTQQESQTHDRRPEPRGSRSRLEHRSHGSAGAAGTRPRGRRAPTLLIWAGALVAAAIVVVALLFQAHGGRWFIVETPSMGTTAPVGTLVLTTPVKAQDLHVGDIITFHPPTDAKEVYTHRIVGITAQGIQTRGDINGASDGWFLHQQDIIGQTTTILPAVGWLVKGLPILIVGFAFIMFTTSLIRTPTRRQSFRILGFSMLMSLTVYILRPFVGLVVLTTTPVKAGVEAQVVSTGILPITATATHGTSVNLVAGQVGTVTVPAQAGIGHYSMSSALHLSLPEWIAFFAICAIPLLWTFVVGLPGASDDGDDA, from the coding sequence GTGAAGCCCCACCCGGCCGAAGCCCCCACCCAGCAAGAGAGTCAGACCCATGATCGACGTCCAGAACCTCGAGGCAGCAGAAGCCGTCTCGAGCATCGGAGCCACGGCTCCGCTGGCGCCGCAGGCACCCGCCCCCGGGGTCGCCGGGCACCGACCCTCCTGATCTGGGCGGGGGCTCTCGTCGCTGCCGCCATCGTCGTCGTCGCCCTGCTCTTCCAGGCGCACGGCGGCCGCTGGTTCATCGTCGAGACCCCGTCGATGGGCACCACCGCCCCGGTGGGCACCCTGGTGCTGACCACACCGGTGAAGGCGCAGGATCTGCACGTCGGCGACATCATCACCTTCCACCCGCCGACGGACGCCAAAGAGGTCTACACCCACCGCATCGTCGGCATCACCGCCCAGGGCATCCAGACCCGCGGCGACATCAACGGCGCCTCCGACGGCTGGTTCCTCCACCAGCAGGACATCATCGGCCAGACGACGACGATCCTCCCGGCCGTCGGCTGGCTCGTGAAGGGCCTGCCGATCCTGATCGTCGGGTTCGCCTTCATCATGTTCACGACGAGCCTCATCCGCACGCCGACGAGGCGACAGTCCTTCCGCATCCTGGGCTTCTCGATGCTGATGTCGCTGACCGTCTACATCCTGCGACCCTTCGTCGGCCTGGTCGTGCTCACCACCACGCCCGTGAAGGCCGGGGTCGAGGCGCAGGTCGTCTCGACCGGGATCCTGCCGATCACGGCCACCGCCACCCACGGTACGAGCGTGAACCTCGTCGCCGGCCAGGTCGGCACCGTCACCGTGCCGGCGCAGGCGGGCATCGGGCACTACTCGATGTCGTCGGCCCTGCACCTGAGCCTGCCCGAGTGGATCGCCTTCTTCGCCATCTGCGCCATCCCGCTGCTCTGGACCTTCGTGGTCGGGCTGCCCGGCGCCTCCGACGACGGGGACGACGCGTGA
- a CDS encoding right-handed parallel beta-helix repeat-containing protein has translation MNFEADDITLDHLTVTRSGMQGLGGNSTYGTTLANSVVSYANDEHFNESPVSGGVKITRSRDLVIKNNDFVDNYSFGLWLDESCLDPHITDNTVSGNSGHGVEVEISAGAIIADNTATSNGKSGIRLLDTSDSQIYNNSIGDNGVFGVQLSQDSRRESDLSVPGHDPRQPEPDPDFTWLTQNDTVANNAFGTGGQFQVYALDNWTNIPVDNWHLAITGNLFNSQPTSSQPTMVAWGGSNNVTLDRFSTPGALASAKGPSWKNGQTSSVEPLGSMSSALAQAASTAVPLPPTSQRPSASPPAPSTSAPSRSPHPSGARAPAGTGGRRRRR, from the coding sequence ATGAACTTCGAGGCGGACGACATCACGCTCGACCACCTCACCGTCACGCGCAGCGGGATGCAGGGACTCGGCGGCAACTCGACCTACGGCACGACGCTCGCGAACAGCGTCGTCAGCTATGCCAACGACGAGCACTTCAACGAGTCGCCGGTCTCGGGAGGCGTGAAGATCACGAGATCGCGCGACCTCGTGATCAAGAACAACGACTTCGTCGACAATTACAGCTTCGGCCTCTGGCTCGACGAGTCGTGCCTCGATCCGCACATCACCGACAACACCGTCTCGGGCAATTCGGGCCACGGCGTCGAGGTCGAGATCTCGGCGGGCGCGATCATCGCCGACAATACGGCGACGTCGAATGGCAAGTCGGGAATCCGCCTGCTCGACACGAGCGACTCGCAGATCTACAACAACTCGATCGGCGACAACGGCGTGTTCGGCGTCCAGCTGTCGCAGGATTCACGGCGCGAGTCCGACCTGTCCGTGCCCGGCCACGACCCGAGGCAGCCCGAGCCCGACCCCGACTTCACCTGGCTGACCCAGAACGACACCGTGGCGAACAACGCGTTCGGCACCGGTGGCCAGTTCCAGGTCTACGCGCTCGACAACTGGACGAACATCCCCGTCGACAACTGGCACCTCGCGATCACCGGCAACCTCTTCAACTCGCAGCCGACGTCGTCCCAGCCGACCATGGTCGCGTGGGGCGGCAGCAACAACGTCACGCTCGACCGGTTCAGCACCCCGGGCGCCCTCGCGAGTGCGAAGGGCCCGTCGTGGAAGAACGGTCAGACGAGCAGTGTCGAGCCGCTCGGCTCGATGTCGAGCGCGCTCGCCCAGGCCGCGTCGACTGCCGTGCCCCTCCCGCCGACATCGCAGCGGCCATCGGCCAGCCCGCCGGCACCAAGCACGTCGGCACCTTCTAGGAGCCCGCACCCGTCCGGCGCGCGTGCGCCTGCCGGCACCGGTGGCCGGCGCCGCCGGCGCTAG
- a CDS encoding glycosyltransferase, with translation MVVQQSFPRPRPTTNPYLVMLAESLASVPGVSVKTFSWRTALLSRADVFHVHWPEILVSGQSPVKKLVRQALTLLLVAKLAVTRTPIVRTLHNLERPTGISRREQWLLALIERRTALWIRLNDDTPVPNGRPSVVIPHGHYRDWYGVDQVSEPVEGRVAFVGLIRRYKGVETLIEAFRELPGDVSLHVSGRPSTPELAAALEALAEPDPRTVLTLRFVDDAELVREITESRLVVLPYREMHNSGGVLTALSLGRPVLVPANDVNRRLAAEVGQNWVVQYDGDLDPRDIERALAVAASPSSGARPDLSAREWDLAGALHTEAYRAALTAVRRLAS, from the coding sequence GTGGTGGTGCAGCAGTCCTTTCCGCGGCCTCGGCCGACGACCAATCCGTACCTCGTGATGCTGGCCGAGAGCCTGGCCTCCGTGCCCGGCGTGAGCGTCAAGACGTTCTCGTGGCGCACCGCGCTGCTGTCGCGAGCCGACGTCTTCCACGTGCACTGGCCCGAGATCCTGGTGTCCGGTCAGAGCCCGGTGAAGAAGCTCGTGCGGCAGGCGCTGACCTTGCTGCTCGTCGCGAAGCTCGCCGTGACCCGCACCCCCATCGTGCGCACGCTGCACAACCTCGAGCGGCCCACGGGCATCTCGCGACGCGAGCAGTGGCTGCTCGCCCTCATCGAGCGCCGCACCGCTCTCTGGATCCGTCTGAACGACGACACCCCGGTGCCGAACGGCCGCCCGTCGGTCGTCATCCCGCACGGGCACTACCGCGACTGGTACGGCGTCGACCAGGTCTCTGAGCCGGTCGAGGGGAGGGTCGCCTTCGTCGGCCTCATCCGCCGTTACAAGGGGGTCGAGACTTTGATCGAAGCCTTCCGCGAGCTGCCGGGAGACGTGTCGCTGCACGTGTCGGGTCGGCCGTCGACGCCCGAGCTCGCCGCGGCTCTCGAGGCTCTGGCCGAGCCCGACCCGCGGACCGTGCTGACCTTGCGCTTCGTCGACGACGCCGAACTCGTGCGCGAGATCACCGAGTCGCGTCTCGTGGTGCTGCCCTACCGCGAGATGCACAACTCCGGCGGCGTCCTCACGGCCCTCTCGCTCGGGCGGCCCGTGCTGGTGCCGGCGAACGACGTCAACCGCCGTCTGGCCGCCGAGGTGGGGCAGAATTGGGTCGTGCAGTACGACGGCGATCTCGACCCGAGAGACATCGAGCGCGCTCTCGCCGTCGCGGCCTCGCCGTCGAGCGGCGCACGGCCCGACCTGTCGGCGCGCGAGTGGGACCTCGCGGGTGCGCTGCACACCGAGGCGTACCGGGCGGCCCTCACAGCCGTTCGGCGGCTGGCCTCGTGA